A DNA window from Candidatus Atribacteria bacterium contains the following coding sequences:
- a CDS encoding NUDIX domain-containing protein, translating into MKSNLYIKFCPYCGYELVRKMLEGRKRLYCSSCGKIYYENPTPVVAMIARDEEGNILLIKRKEEPCKGKWALPSGFMELEESPIEAALRELAEETGIKGKPKKLIGVYPNNSTIHGHLITIIYEVEILGGKLCAGDDAEKAEFFPINQIPPLAFQSHWEALNAVLK; encoded by the coding sequence ATGAAAAGTAATCTCTATATAAAATTTTGTCCATATTGTGGTTATGAATTAGTTAGAAAAATGTTGGAGGGAAGAAAAAGGTTATATTGTTCTAGCTGTGGGAAGATATATTACGAAAATCCTACCCCGGTAGTAGCCATGATTGCTCGAGATGAAGAAGGTAACATATTGTTAATTAAAAGAAAAGAAGAACCTTGTAAGGGTAAATGGGCACTCCCCAGCGGGTTTATGGAGTTAGAGGAAAGTCCTATCGAGGCAGCGTTGAGAGAATTAGCTGAAGAAACCGGAATAAAGGGAAAACCAAAGAAGTTGATAGGAGTCTATCCTAATAACAGTACAATACACGGACATTTAATTACCATAATTTATGAAGTGGAAATTTTGGGGGGAAAACTGTGCGCCGGCGATGATGCGGAAAAGGCAGAATTTTTTCCGATAAATCAAATACCTCCTTTGGCTTTTCAATCTCACTGGGAAGCTTTAAATGCAGTTCTAAAATAA
- a CDS encoding DNA-binding protein yields MHKPFFEKVEFGDSYVIRMVPDDDIPQKIVSFCKDNRITHAVIISAIGSAKEVVFRDLLAGVKIPLGPSKTNELRMMGPYEILSFEGNVFPMNNELVVHLHAMLGTENGSVCGGHIMQAKVLSTLELILVEIKKTNSYRMKSAITGLNELLID; encoded by the coding sequence ATGCACAAGCCATTTTTCGAAAAAGTTGAGTTCGGCGATTCTTATGTAATTAGAATGGTCCCCGATGATGATATTCCCCAAAAGATTGTCAGTTTTTGCAAAGATAATAGAATAACCCATGCGGTGATCATTTCAGCGATTGGAAGTGCTAAGGAGGTTGTATTTAGAGATCTGCTGGCTGGAGTGAAAATTCCCCTGGGACCTTCCAAGACCAATGAACTTAGAATGATGGGTCCCTATGAGATTTTGTCGTTTGAGGGGAACGTTTTTCCCATGAATAATGAATTAGTTGTCCACTTACATGCAATGCTTGGAACAGAAAACGGAAGCGTCTGTGGCGGGCATATAATGCAGGCTAAAGTTTTGTCTACATTAGAATTAATCCTGGTGGAGATAAAAAAGACAAATTCTTATCGGATGAAAAGTGCGATAACCGGATTGAACGAGTTATTGATAGATTGA
- a CDS encoding JAB domain-containing protein, with translation MEKKSYTVKDWPDEERPRERLVKHGVDCLTDAELLGIILVKGYQGKTSVEIAKDLLSETKGLRKLDALSYPEMISIKGIGLAKFAQIKAALEIGKRLLRETNSPKKKIHNALDLVNYYGPCMRDLKKEKFKVIMLDVKNKIIKDIDISVGSLTESIVHPREVLKETIKESAASVIFLHNHPSGESNPSKNDLDITERLADACELVGVKVLDHIILGDDNYFSFAQEGMLHSEQGARASKR, from the coding sequence GTGGAGAAGAAAAGTTATACAGTAAAAGATTGGCCTGATGAGGAAAGGCCAAGGGAGAGGTTGGTTAAGCATGGCGTAGATTGCTTGACAGATGCAGAATTATTAGGAATAATATTAGTTAAAGGTTATCAAGGAAAGACTTCGGTAGAAATAGCTAAAGATCTATTATCAGAAACAAAGGGATTAAGAAAATTAGATGCTTTAAGTTATCCGGAAATGATCTCCATTAAGGGGATAGGTCTGGCAAAATTTGCCCAAATAAAAGCAGCTCTTGAGATAGGAAAGAGGCTTCTAAGAGAAACCAATTCACCGAAAAAGAAAATTCATAATGCCTTAGATTTAGTAAATTATTATGGACCTTGTATGAGAGATTTAAAGAAGGAAAAATTTAAGGTAATTATGTTGGACGTAAAAAATAAAATTATTAAGGATATTGATATTTCAGTGGGGAGCCTGACTGAAAGCATAGTCCATCCCCGCGAGGTATTAAAGGAGACGATCAAAGAATCAGCTGCTTCGGTTATTTTTTTGCATAATCATCCCAGCGGAGAATCAAATCCCAGCAAAAATGACTTGGATATTACTGAGCGTCTAGCGGATGCTTGTGAGTTAGTTGGCGTCAAAGTACTGGATCATATCATATTGGGAGATGATAATTATTTCAGTTTTGCCCAAGAGGGCATGTTGCATAGTGAACAAGGAGCGAGGGCAAGTAAAAGGTAA
- a CDS encoding deoxyribonuclease IV gives MKIGCHISIAGGIDNSIIRAVELDCNTMQIFSKNASTWREKVLKKDELERFKENLKNSNINPVFIHTAYLINLASPSEELFFKSINAFLEEMKRADLLLTKPYLITHPGAHAGAGEEYGIQRIVRALNIILEESTDLGLKTMILLEDTAGSGSHLGYTFSQLKRMMEGVKDRKRVGMCFDTCHAFAAGYDLSHQEGIIQTLEEIDKYLGLEQLKVIHLNDSKFPLGSRKDRHMHIGKGYIGLEGFRIMVNHKDLKHLPFVLETPKHDEKDDLKNIALVKSLINIDTGDGSLYQS, from the coding sequence GTGAAAATTGGATGCCATATTTCTATTGCCGGAGGAATAGATAATTCTATAATTCGGGCTGTAGAATTGGACTGTAATACTATGCAGATTTTTTCTAAAAACGCATCCACCTGGCGAGAAAAGGTTTTAAAGAAAGATGAACTAGAAAGATTTAAAGAGAATTTAAAAAATTCTAATATTAACCCCGTTTTTATTCACACTGCGTATCTTATTAATTTAGCATCTCCTTCGGAGGAGCTTTTTTTTAAATCAATTAATGCTTTTTTGGAAGAGATGAAGAGAGCCGACCTTTTGCTGACCAAGCCCTACCTAATTACACATCCGGGGGCTCATGCCGGGGCAGGAGAAGAATACGGGATCCAGAGGATAGTCAGAGCCCTTAATATTATTTTAGAGGAAAGCACAGATTTAGGTTTAAAGACAATGATATTATTAGAGGATACTGCTGGTTCGGGGAGCCATCTGGGTTATACTTTTAGCCAGTTAAAAAGGATGATGGAAGGGGTAAAAGATAGAAAGAGAGTAGGAATGTGTTTTGATACCTGTCATGCCTTCGCTGCAGGATACGATCTTTCACACCAAGAAGGGATTATCCAGACCTTAGAGGAAATTGATAAATATTTAGGTTTAGAACAATTAAAAGTAATACACCTTAATGATTCGAAATTTCCTTTGGGTTCTCGGAAAGACAGACACATGCATATTGGCAAAGGATATATAGGGCTGGAAGGTTTCAGGATAATGGTGAACCATAAAGACTTAAAACATTTACCTTTTGTTCTTGAAACCCCTAAACACGACGAAAAAGATGATCTAAAAAACATTGCTTTGGTAAAGAGCTTAATTAATATTGATACAGGGGACGGTTCTCTGTATCAAAGTTGA
- a CDS encoding cupin domain-containing protein codes for MKIVDYKEVQADAVDFEDAKDVKVRWLISDKDNAPNFAMRLFEVGPGGYSPLHSHNWEHEVFILEGEGVVIGGEKETRIKSGTVVYVAPKEEHQFKNTGSKTLKFLCLIPLQK; via the coding sequence ATGAAGATAGTAGATTATAAAGAAGTTCAAGCTGATGCTGTAGATTTTGAAGATGCCAAAGATGTAAAAGTAAGGTGGCTTATTTCAGATAAGGATAATGCTCCAAACTTTGCTATGAGGCTGTTTGAGGTTGGTCCAGGTGGGTATAGTCCTTTGCATAGCCATAATTGGGAGCATGAAGTATTTATTTTAGAAGGAGAAGGAGTAGTTATTGGTGGCGAAAAGGAGACCCGTATTAAAAGTGGAACAGTGGTCTATGTTGCCCCCAAAGAGGAACACCAGTTTAAAAATACTGGCTCCAAAACTCTAAAGTTTCTCTGTTTAATTCCCCTACAGAAATAA
- a CDS encoding DEAD/DEAH box helicase, whose translation MPVEKILNELQKYNKVSSRFTDWRHIPAKSGIYEEFPEWMNIKLVRILKEKGINKIYSHQASALEFIKNKKNVVVVTPTASGKTLCYNLPVLDSILRDENSRALYLFPTKALSQDQLTDLYQLVSALDEGIRTYTYDGDTPSSARQAIRKKGHIVVTNPDMLHLGILPHHTKWMDFFVHLKYVIIDEVHIYRGVFGSHLANVIRRLKRICRFYGSSPQFICCSATIANPRELSEKIVGEDFVLVDNNGAPQGEKHFLFYNPPVINKELGIRKSLTKEVARFVAYFLSYDIQSIIFARSRLTTEVLTSYLKDFLAKTGRSKDMVRGYRGGYLPNLRREIEKGLKNGEIKGVVSTNALELGIDIGQLDVCFMAGYPGTISSTWQQAGRAGRRSNSSIALLVASSNPLDQFVINHSDYFFEESPESAVIDPDNLSILVSHIRCASFELPFEEGEDFGIKKLKDILEYLEKEGVLHRVENKWYWMSEVYPTEEISLRSASVDNFVIIDTANQQEQVIGEVDKASVPTLIYEGAIYLHEGEQYAIKRLDYQNQKAYAEKVIVNYYTKAQIETNIKVLDMFEKAKESNMEHAYGEVAITTLSTCYKKIKFYTHENIGFGEISLPPEEMRTTAYWLALADDSSKLLKHLENEGGSFNLSSGLLALSNVLINVVPLYVMCDPQDIRAVSEVRSPFTGEPTIYIYDNYPGGVGFSEKIFELRQSLLQAAQELILGCGCEKGCPSCVGPIDEVGIKGKESALMILKEALV comes from the coding sequence ATGCCGGTAGAGAAGATCTTAAACGAATTACAAAAGTATAATAAAGTTAGCTCCCGCTTTACTGACTGGCGACATATTCCAGCTAAATCCGGAATTTATGAAGAATTTCCAGAGTGGATGAATATTAAACTGGTAAGGATTTTAAAAGAAAAAGGTATCAACAAAATCTACTCTCACCAAGCTTCCGCCCTTGAATTTATCAAGAACAAGAAAAATGTAGTAGTAGTTACCCCTACCGCTTCAGGCAAGACTCTTTGCTATAATCTGCCGGTATTGGATTCTATTTTAAGAGATGAAAATAGCCGGGCACTTTACCTGTTTCCTACCAAAGCTTTATCTCAGGACCAATTGACTGATCTGTACCAATTAGTATCAGCCTTGGATGAGGGAATTAGAACTTATACTTATGATGGAGATACTCCTTCTTCTGCTCGGCAAGCTATTCGCAAGAAAGGACATATCGTAGTAACCAATCCGGATATGCTGCATTTAGGAATATTGCCACATCATACTAAATGGATGGATTTTTTTGTGCATTTGAAATATGTGATAATTGATGAAGTGCATATTTATCGAGGAGTATTTGGAAGCCATTTGGCTAATGTAATCAGGAGATTGAAGAGAATCTGCCGATTTTATGGCTCGAGTCCACAGTTTATTTGTTGTTCAGCAACTATCGCTAATCCTCGGGAACTTTCCGAGAAGATCGTAGGAGAAGATTTTGTTTTAGTTGATAATAATGGTGCTCCGCAAGGAGAGAAGCATTTTTTATTTTATAATCCTCCGGTAATTAATAAAGAGTTGGGAATCAGAAAAAGCTTAACTAAAGAAGTTGCCCGTTTTGTCGCTTATTTTTTAAGCTATGATATTCAGAGCATAATCTTTGCCCGGAGTCGTTTGACTACCGAAGTTCTAACCAGTTATTTAAAAGATTTTTTAGCAAAAACGGGAAGATCAAAGGATATGGTTAGGGGTTACCGTGGAGGTTATTTACCTAATTTAAGGCGTGAAATAGAAAAGGGTTTGAAAAATGGTGAAATAAAAGGAGTGGTAAGTACTAATGCACTGGAGTTGGGTATAGATATTGGACAGCTTGATGTTTGTTTTATGGCCGGATATCCCGGAACTATATCTAGCACTTGGCAGCAGGCTGGAAGAGCTGGGCGTCGATCCAATAGTTCGATAGCACTATTAGTTGCCTCCAGTAATCCTTTAGACCAGTTTGTAATAAATCATTCTGATTATTTTTTTGAAGAGTCCCCGGAGAGTGCGGTTATTGATCCGGATAACTTGAGCATTTTAGTCAGCCATATTAGGTGTGCTTCTTTTGAACTACCTTTTGAAGAAGGGGAAGATTTCGGGATAAAAAAACTAAAGGATATTTTGGAATATTTAGAGAAAGAAGGTGTACTTCATCGTGTAGAAAATAAATGGTATTGGATGAGTGAAGTCTACCCCACAGAAGAGATAAGTTTACGTAGCGCTTCGGTAGATAATTTTGTAATTATTGATACGGCTAACCAGCAGGAACAGGTTATCGGAGAAGTGGATAAAGCCAGTGTACCCACACTTATCTATGAAGGGGCTATTTATCTTCATGAAGGTGAACAATACGCAATTAAAAGGTTGGATTATCAGAATCAGAAAGCTTATGCCGAAAAAGTAATAGTTAATTATTACACAAAAGCCCAGATCGAAACCAACATTAAGGTTTTAGATATGTTTGAGAAGGCGAAAGAATCAAATATGGAACATGCTTACGGGGAAGTGGCTATTACTACCCTTTCAACTTGTTATAAAAAGATAAAATTTTATACTCATGAGAATATCGGTTTTGGAGAAATATCTTTGCCTCCGGAAGAAATGCGCACCACCGCTTATTGGCTTGCCTTGGCTGATGATAGTAGCAAGCTATTGAAGCATCTGGAAAATGAAGGCGGTTCTTTTAATCTAAGCAGTGGTCTTTTGGCTTTATCAAATGTACTTATAAATGTTGTTCCTTTATACGTTATGTGTGATCCTCAAGATATCAGGGCAGTTTCGGAAGTACGCTCTCCTTTTACCGGAGAGCCGACTATTTATATCTATGATAACTACCCCGGAGGAGTGGGATTTAGCGAAAAGATATTTGAATTGCGTCAATCTTTATTGCAGGCAGCTCAGGAGTTGATTCTTGGCTGTGGATGCGAAAAAGGCTGTCCTTCCTGTGTGGGACCTATTGACGAAGTGGGTATAAAAGGTAAAGAGAGCGCTCTTATGATTCTAAAGGAGGCCTTGGTTTGA
- the lepB gene encoding signal peptidase I, producing the protein MRKDKKETENLKKKGMKKKKKSMIRELLETVISAGIIAFIIITFIGQVTVVRGASMEPTLHDNERLIADKISYRFEKPERGEIIIFKPPLAEVKRKYIKRIIGIPGDEIEIANGEIYTNGKKLEEPYVKNKSYGNMPPTIIPDDSFFVLGDNRPNSSDSRYWGFVPRKNVVGKAWVVFWPLNRMRLP; encoded by the coding sequence ATGAGAAAAGATAAAAAAGAAACGGAAAATTTAAAGAAAAAAGGGATGAAAAAAAAGAAAAAATCCATGATTAGAGAACTGTTGGAAACGGTAATCAGTGCGGGAATTATTGCTTTTATAATCATTACCTTTATCGGGCAAGTCACGGTAGTAAGAGGTGCTTCTATGGAACCCACTCTTCACGATAATGAGAGACTTATTGCCGACAAGATCAGCTACCGTTTCGAAAAGCCTGAAAGAGGTGAAATTATCATCTTTAAGCCACCTTTAGCAGAAGTAAAGCGAAAATACATTAAACGAATTATTGGGATACCGGGAGATGAAATTGAAATAGCCAATGGAGAAATTTATACTAATGGCAAAAAATTAGAAGAACCTTACGTAAAAAATAAATCGTACGGAAATATGCCTCCTACAATAATACCTGATGATTCATTTTTTGTCCTGGGAGATAATAGACCTAACAGTAGTGATAGCAGATATTGGGGGTTTGTCCCTCGCAAGAACGTGGTCGGTAAAGCTTGGGTAGTTTTTTGGCCTTTGAATAGGATGAGACTACCGTGA
- a CDS encoding HAD family hydrolase encodes MKILALDFDGVIVDSVLDSLFVGHNSYLRLHGSGKRKYFGGKLFTFEHWEDTKKKHQEEIKYYRTLRPYIRGATDYGLIQKLIEENKSIKNQEEFDNYRKTVKFDFEAYEKEFYKERARLQNMDYRAWFNLEPPYPKVIEGIKKLLEEETKIVIATANSRKAIARTFTPEYFGFTIEPEDILDRRYGENKSEQMKQIVKLYNVKFEKIYFVDDQLSHLIQAKPLGVKVLLAGWSYATEVQKEEARKQNISIIEKEDDFYPIIKNSLKSESTMFV; translated from the coding sequence TTGAAGATATTAGCTTTAGATTTTGATGGAGTAATTGTTGATAGTGTTTTAGATTCACTTTTTGTGGGTCATAATTCTTACCTAAGACTACATGGGTCGGGGAAAAGGAAATATTTTGGAGGAAAGCTTTTTACTTTCGAACATTGGGAAGACACTAAAAAAAAGCACCAGGAAGAGATAAAATATTACCGTACACTAAGACCATATATTCGAGGGGCAACGGATTACGGTTTGATCCAGAAATTAATAGAAGAAAATAAGTCTATCAAAAATCAGGAGGAATTTGACAATTACAGAAAGACAGTAAAATTTGATTTTGAAGCTTATGAAAAAGAATTTTATAAAGAAAGGGCAAGACTTCAAAATATGGACTATAGAGCCTGGTTTAATTTGGAGCCGCCCTATCCCAAAGTAATAGAGGGGATTAAGAAATTATTAGAAGAAGAAACTAAAATCGTGATTGCAACCGCTAATAGCAGAAAAGCAATTGCCCGAACCTTTACTCCCGAATATTTTGGTTTTACTATTGAACCTGAAGATATATTAGATAGGAGATACGGTGAAAATAAATCCGAACAGATGAAGCAGATTGTAAAATTATATAATGTCAAGTTTGAAAAAATATATTTTGTAGATGATCAGCTAAGCCATTTAATTCAAGCCAAGCCTTTAGGGGTAAAAGTCCTTTTAGCTGGTTGGAGTTATGCAACTGAAGTTCAAAAAGAAGAAGCGCGTAAACAAAACATCTCTATCATTGAAAAAGAAGATGATTTTTATCCGATAATAAAAAATTCCTTAAAATCAGAGAGTACTATGTTTGTTTGA
- a CDS encoding cupin domain-containing protein, with translation MKKANFFKVKELKAKKVLEDSNLRVVANTNTMVSFFEFGPNTTIMPEHKHPHEQTGVVIAGSVKMNIGGETKILKVGEGVVIPSNLEHEATPLEPGTKMIDFFYPIREDYLE, from the coding sequence ATGAAAAAAGCAAATTTTTTTAAAGTTAAAGAATTAAAAGCAAAGAAGGTTTTAGAAGATTCCAATTTAAGGGTTGTGGCAAATACAAATACTATGGTAAGTTTTTTTGAATTTGGTCCAAATACTACTATTATGCCAGAACATAAACACCCTCACGAACAAACCGGAGTTGTAATAGCAGGCTCTGTAAAAATGAACATAGGGGGAGAGACTAAAATTTTAAAAGTAGGGGAAGGAGTAGTAATTCCCTCTAACCTAGAACATGAAGCTACTCCATTAGAGCCAGGAACTAAGATGATAGACTTTTTTTATCCGATAAGAGAAGACTATCTTGAATAA